From a single Mangifera indica cultivar Alphonso chromosome 19, CATAS_Mindica_2.1, whole genome shotgun sequence genomic region:
- the LOC123203096 gene encoding UDP-glucuronate:xylan alpha-glucuronosyltransferase 2-like isoform X1, translating into MVKYHKFKPTQSGIKPTLVLVEMGEKLGLQKMMKATASKALIIRINLLFLAFFLIIYVGLFFQPSSTVYFDNAASLVRCSLRECHHKLEKSMKMEAIFEETQANEPKPKRNLTKIEVPNFMIEIGRGMKIGMVNMDEYDISEWKMNGETVSVGFERVSKYFKWPDLFPEWIDEEEENDTPTCPEIAMPDYRIYDKMDIIVAKLPCKFPEGGWEREVFRLQVHLIVANLAVKKGKRDRNWRTKVVLWSKCRPMLELFRCDDLVKREGDWWYYVPELARLQQKVSLPVGSCKLSLPLWGQGNDQVYDLSKIKSATTKVKREAYATVLHSKETYVCGAITLAQSLLKTGTKRDLVLLIDKSISVPKREALAAAGWKIRIIKRIRNPMAAKGTYNEYNYSKFRLWQLTDYDKIIFIDADIIVLRNLDLLFHFPQMSATGNDVWLFNSGIMVIEPSNCTFRILMNRRKEIVSYNGGDQGFLNQVYVWWHRLPRRVNYLKNFWANTTLEASVKNRLFGADPPELYSIHYLGLKPWLCYRDYDCNWDIENQHVYASDVAHQRWWKVHDAMDEKLQKFCGLTERRRIELDWDKMKAKKAKLPNKHWKINVTDPRRSHLID; encoded by the exons ATGGTCAAATACCATAAATTTAAGCCTACACAAAGTGGGATAAAGCCTACTTTGGTGTTGGTTGAGATGGGGGAGAAGCTTGGTCTTCAGAAGATGATGAAGGCCACTGCTTCAAAGGCTTTGATTATCAGAATCAACTTGTTGTTCCTTGCTTTCTTTCTCATTATATATGTCGGTCTTTTTTTCCAGCCATCTTCTACTGTCTACTTTGACAATGCTGCATCACTTGTTAGGTGCTCTTTGCGCGAGTGCCATCACAAG TTAGAAAAAAGTATGAAGATGGAGGCGATCtttgaagagactcaagccaaTGAGCCGAAGCCAAAAAGAAATCTGACAAAGATAGAGGTTCCAAACTTCATGATTGAAATAGGGAGAGGAATGAAGATTGGAATGGTGAATATGGATGAATATGATATTAGTGAATGGAAAATGAATGGAGAAACAGTATCAGTGGGTTTTGAAAGGGtatcaaaatatttcaaatggCCAGATTTGTTTCCTGAATGGATAGATGAGGAGGAAGAGAATGATACACCAACATGTCCTGAGATAGCAATGCCAGATTACAGAATATACGATAAAATGGACATAATAGTGGCTAAATTGCCATGCAAGTTTCCGGAAGGAGGCTGGGAGAGAGAGGTGTTTAGGCTTCAAGTTCATCTAATAGTGGCGAATTTGGCTGTAAAGAAAGGGAAGAGAGATCGGAATTGGAGGACAAAAGTGGTGCTTTGGAGCAAATGCAGGCCAATGTTGGAGCTATTTCGATGCGATGACTTGGTAAAAAGGGAAGGCGATTGGTGGTACTATGTGCCTGAGTTAGCCAGGTTGCAACAGAAGGTTTCATTGCCTGTTGGGTCCTGTAAATTGTCATTGCCTTTATGGGGTCAAG GGAACGATCAAGTGTACGATCTTTCTAAGATAAAAAGTGCCACAACGAAAGTCAAACGTGAAGCCTATGCCACGGTTCTTCATTCAAAGGAAACTTACGTTTGTGGTGCAATAACCCTAGCCCAAAGTCTCCTGAAAACCGGCACCAAACGCGACCTTGTTCTTCTCATTGACAAGTCCATCTCTGTCCCCAAACGTGAAGCCCTGGCCGCAGCCGGTTGGAAGATCCGAATCATCAAAAGAATCCGTAATCCCATGGCTGCAAAGGGTACATACAACGAGTATAATTATAGCAAGTTCAGGCTATGGCAACTCACAGACTATGACAAAATCATATTCATAGACGCTGATATTATTGTTTTACGCAATCTTGATCTCCTTTTCCATTTTCCTCAAATGTCAGCTACTGGTAATGATGTATGGCTCTTTAACTCTGGTATCATGGTCATTGAGCCATCAAATTGCACATTTCGAATATTAATGAACCGACGAAAAGAAATTGTCTCCTACAATGGCGGTGACCAAGGCTTCCTTAACCAAGTTTACGTGTGGTGGCATCGATTACCCAGAAGAGTGAACTATCTGAAGAATTTCTGGGCTAATACTACCCTGGAGGCTAGTGTTAAAAACCGTTTGTTTGGGGCAGATCCTCCAGAACTTTATTCCATTCATTATTTAGGTTTGAAGCCTTGGTTATGTTACAGAGATTATGACTGTAACTGGGACATTGAGAATCAACATGTTTATGCCAGTGATGTGGCACATCAGAGGTGGTGGAAAGTACACGACGCCATGGATGAGAAGCTGCAGAAGTTTTGTGGGCTAACGGAGCGAAGGAGAATTGAGTTAGATTGGGACAAAATGAAAGCTAAAAAGGCAAAGCTACCTAACAAGCATTGGAAAATCAATGTTACAGATCCTAGACGGTCTCATTTGATTGATTAG
- the LOC123203096 gene encoding UDP-glucuronate:xylan alpha-glucuronosyltransferase 2-like isoform X2 translates to MKMEAIFEETQANEPKPKRNLTKIEVPNFMIEIGRGMKIGMVNMDEYDISEWKMNGETVSVGFERVSKYFKWPDLFPEWIDEEEENDTPTCPEIAMPDYRIYDKMDIIVAKLPCKFPEGGWEREVFRLQVHLIVANLAVKKGKRDRNWRTKVVLWSKCRPMLELFRCDDLVKREGDWWYYVPELARLQQKVSLPVGSCKLSLPLWGQGNDQVYDLSKIKSATTKVKREAYATVLHSKETYVCGAITLAQSLLKTGTKRDLVLLIDKSISVPKREALAAAGWKIRIIKRIRNPMAAKGTYNEYNYSKFRLWQLTDYDKIIFIDADIIVLRNLDLLFHFPQMSATGNDVWLFNSGIMVIEPSNCTFRILMNRRKEIVSYNGGDQGFLNQVYVWWHRLPRRVNYLKNFWANTTLEASVKNRLFGADPPELYSIHYLGLKPWLCYRDYDCNWDIENQHVYASDVAHQRWWKVHDAMDEKLQKFCGLTERRRIELDWDKMKAKKAKLPNKHWKINVTDPRRSHLID, encoded by the exons ATGAAGATGGAGGCGATCtttgaagagactcaagccaaTGAGCCGAAGCCAAAAAGAAATCTGACAAAGATAGAGGTTCCAAACTTCATGATTGAAATAGGGAGAGGAATGAAGATTGGAATGGTGAATATGGATGAATATGATATTAGTGAATGGAAAATGAATGGAGAAACAGTATCAGTGGGTTTTGAAAGGGtatcaaaatatttcaaatggCCAGATTTGTTTCCTGAATGGATAGATGAGGAGGAAGAGAATGATACACCAACATGTCCTGAGATAGCAATGCCAGATTACAGAATATACGATAAAATGGACATAATAGTGGCTAAATTGCCATGCAAGTTTCCGGAAGGAGGCTGGGAGAGAGAGGTGTTTAGGCTTCAAGTTCATCTAATAGTGGCGAATTTGGCTGTAAAGAAAGGGAAGAGAGATCGGAATTGGAGGACAAAAGTGGTGCTTTGGAGCAAATGCAGGCCAATGTTGGAGCTATTTCGATGCGATGACTTGGTAAAAAGGGAAGGCGATTGGTGGTACTATGTGCCTGAGTTAGCCAGGTTGCAACAGAAGGTTTCATTGCCTGTTGGGTCCTGTAAATTGTCATTGCCTTTATGGGGTCAAG GGAACGATCAAGTGTACGATCTTTCTAAGATAAAAAGTGCCACAACGAAAGTCAAACGTGAAGCCTATGCCACGGTTCTTCATTCAAAGGAAACTTACGTTTGTGGTGCAATAACCCTAGCCCAAAGTCTCCTGAAAACCGGCACCAAACGCGACCTTGTTCTTCTCATTGACAAGTCCATCTCTGTCCCCAAACGTGAAGCCCTGGCCGCAGCCGGTTGGAAGATCCGAATCATCAAAAGAATCCGTAATCCCATGGCTGCAAAGGGTACATACAACGAGTATAATTATAGCAAGTTCAGGCTATGGCAACTCACAGACTATGACAAAATCATATTCATAGACGCTGATATTATTGTTTTACGCAATCTTGATCTCCTTTTCCATTTTCCTCAAATGTCAGCTACTGGTAATGATGTATGGCTCTTTAACTCTGGTATCATGGTCATTGAGCCATCAAATTGCACATTTCGAATATTAATGAACCGACGAAAAGAAATTGTCTCCTACAATGGCGGTGACCAAGGCTTCCTTAACCAAGTTTACGTGTGGTGGCATCGATTACCCAGAAGAGTGAACTATCTGAAGAATTTCTGGGCTAATACTACCCTGGAGGCTAGTGTTAAAAACCGTTTGTTTGGGGCAGATCCTCCAGAACTTTATTCCATTCATTATTTAGGTTTGAAGCCTTGGTTATGTTACAGAGATTATGACTGTAACTGGGACATTGAGAATCAACATGTTTATGCCAGTGATGTGGCACATCAGAGGTGGTGGAAAGTACACGACGCCATGGATGAGAAGCTGCAGAAGTTTTGTGGGCTAACGGAGCGAAGGAGAATTGAGTTAGATTGGGACAAAATGAAAGCTAAAAAGGCAAAGCTACCTAACAAGCATTGGAAAATCAATGTTACAGATCCTAGACGGTCTCATTTGATTGATTAG
- the LOC123202921 gene encoding calmodulin-like protein 3, whose product MPHPSIPPPNPIEEQLKALFWRFDKNKDGRLSKQEIEAALKELGGIIPGYRANRGLKHADNNGDGYISDGEVDELVKYAIKWGKDCKKLGHDQKGTEEQLKGLFWRFDKNRDGRLNKEELKAAFKELGAIFPGFRAYRGLHHADDNGDGYISDEEVDKLVKYTLQIGYKVN is encoded by the exons ATGCCTCATCCGTCGATTCCCCCTCCGAATCCAATTGAGGAACAACTCAAAGCCCTGTTTTGGCGATTTGACAAGAACAAGGACGGCCGCCTTAGCAAGCAAGAGATCGAGGCTGCCCTCAAAGAACTAGGTGGTATTATCCCTGGGTACAGAGCAAATAGAGGACTCAAGCATGCTGATAATAATGGAGATGGATACATAAGTGATGGAGAAGTCGATGAGCTCGTTAAATATGCCATTAAATGGG GTAAAGATTGCAAGAAGTTAGGTCACGATCAAAAAGGCACCGAGGAACAACTCAAAGGCTTGTTTTGGCGATTTGACAAGAACCGGGACGGCCGCCTTAACAAGGAAGAGCTCAAGGCTGCCTTCAAAGAACTCGGTGCTATTTTCCCTGGCTTCAGAGCATATAGAGGACTCCACCATGCTGATGATAATGGAGATGGATACATAAGCGATGAAGAAGTTGATAAGCTCGTCAAATATACTTTACAAATCGGttataaagttaattaa